A genomic window from Candidatus Zixiibacteriota bacterium includes:
- the ybeY gene encoding rRNA maturation RNase YbeY — protein sequence MRLVVCKEIPVRLPSSRLGRLFDIVVRGETGTGRDATVNLIVCSDARVRSLNRRYRSIDRPTDVLSFNLDPINASESVFGEIYIAMPYVRRQAERLGRSLADEFLLLFCHGLLHLFGHDHDTPARERAMFARQKRYLLAIESRRPR from the coding sequence ATGAGGCTGGTAGTGTGTAAAGAAATCCCCGTTCGACTTCCGTCATCTCGCCTCGGCCGCCTGTTCGATATTGTAGTGCGCGGCGAGACTGGGACGGGGCGCGACGCTACGGTCAACCTGATCGTCTGCTCCGACGCACGCGTGCGCAGCCTCAATCGTCGCTATCGCTCGATTGATCGGCCCACTGACGTACTCTCTTTCAATCTCGACCCTATCAACGCGAGCGAGAGCGTGTTCGGAGAAATCTATATCGCGATGCCATACGTCCGCCGTCAGGCCGAACGCCTGGGACGATCGCTTGCAGATGAGTTTCTGCTGCTGTTTTGCCACGGCCTTTTGCATCTGTTCGGCCACGATCACGACACGCCGGCTCGAGAGCGGGCGATGTTCGCTCGTCAGAAGAGATATCTCCTCGCGATCGAAAGCAGGAGGCCGCGATGA
- a CDS encoding sigma 54-interacting transcriptional regulator: MATTSLTYVLDQRLLLIEELLHQRKHEAAKKDLQSLTETDFVGDSVQMGFFLSLSADVAFLDGDYVNALEKGQKAAKLLAGSPHHRQYGRTLHVLSKTYWAEGDLKKAEEKSYDALASYRRAADSAGQVSSLNELAHIAFMRSDFKAATGFLDEAVTLTDGYPAKAAMLSGNLGRVRTLLGEWPRAEQGLKSALAYYTSNGDEASAAGTLISLGYLYLRKREFVFAENSFEKARGIVERLGLKRSKVHQREFAGELAFEKGDYYKAKALLNEAYKDASRLAPESALVTQAGRRLAEVELALDNLDAAMKYAQKALDLAVRIGEAAEISQSRRVIALVFAARSEFAEAIRNGREALSAARNAGDPVDLARTILALADLMVQAGSEETTVIDQHYDEAVRLFRRLDLDHWVAEASYQAGVWACRQGKLHHGFKQLSRAEKLFSELSDTARVRRVTQFLATIADQAVALSVSDDNEFKLFGKLINQGDLGDLDTTQMDTVIEVLRRRTGADRVVLVSPDLDISTTMSTVVFSDRQLPHFVDSFRRLLGEEISTTKPTLLLDCRRDPYVADLFPDRAEVIASVLVVPFRMGDGTVSYVYLDRLSKDGRLNPFNQEALNFAVGFSDVVAFKSAELQRRKLLEDNRRLKAQLMESAAFPNIITRNHELLQILDQVRQVIDSDISINIQGPTGSGKDLLARAIHYNSKRRDKRYISVNCAALPETLLESELFGYRRGAFTGADRDKPGLFEEADGGTFFLDEIADMPLSVQAKILRVLEEKELVRLGESTPRKVDVRIVSATNKDLKAEMSERRFRQDLYYRLAALTFKLPALADRREDIPLLVEHFLAGSGKRISSDTMKHLVAYAWPGNVRELDNEIKKLILLAGTNDTIGPELLSTKILSDSRLPAGVDQVMPYARPVEFGSGYSLYDYLASHERQFIVRALRERHGVKKHAAAMLNIPESTLRLKIKEYNIDLDRLDAVH; the protein is encoded by the coding sequence ATGGCAACAACCTCACTAACCTATGTCCTGGATCAGCGCTTGCTGCTAATTGAAGAGTTGCTTCATCAGAGGAAGCACGAAGCAGCGAAGAAGGACCTTCAAAGCCTCACCGAAACAGATTTTGTCGGGGACTCCGTGCAGATGGGTTTCTTTCTGTCCCTGTCGGCTGACGTGGCCTTCCTTGACGGTGATTATGTCAATGCCTTGGAAAAGGGGCAGAAAGCGGCCAAGCTGCTGGCCGGATCCCCTCATCATAGACAGTATGGCCGGACGCTGCACGTGCTGTCCAAGACCTACTGGGCCGAAGGGGACCTCAAGAAGGCTGAGGAGAAATCGTACGATGCTCTCGCCTCGTATCGCCGGGCCGCCGACTCCGCCGGCCAGGTAAGCAGCCTCAACGAGCTGGCTCATATCGCCTTTATGCGCTCCGATTTTAAGGCGGCCACCGGATTTCTCGACGAAGCAGTCACTCTGACGGATGGGTATCCGGCCAAGGCCGCGATGCTTTCCGGAAACCTGGGGCGCGTCCGCACGCTACTTGGCGAATGGCCTCGTGCCGAGCAGGGGCTCAAGAGCGCCCTCGCTTACTACACGTCGAATGGCGATGAAGCCTCTGCGGCGGGCACTCTAATATCACTCGGTTATCTCTATCTGAGAAAGCGCGAATTCGTCTTTGCCGAAAACTCGTTTGAGAAAGCGCGGGGAATAGTTGAACGGCTGGGCCTGAAGCGGTCGAAAGTTCACCAACGCGAATTCGCCGGCGAACTGGCCTTTGAGAAAGGCGATTACTACAAGGCCAAGGCTCTGCTGAATGAAGCCTATAAGGATGCGTCGAGGCTGGCGCCGGAGTCCGCCCTGGTCACACAGGCAGGGCGGCGGCTGGCTGAAGTCGAGCTGGCGCTCGATAACCTCGATGCCGCAATGAAATATGCACAGAAGGCCCTCGATCTGGCGGTAAGGATAGGGGAGGCTGCCGAGATCAGCCAGTCGCGCCGCGTAATCGCGCTGGTATTCGCGGCGAGGTCCGAGTTTGCTGAAGCAATTCGTAACGGTCGTGAAGCGCTCAGCGCGGCCCGCAATGCCGGCGATCCTGTCGATCTTGCGCGAACCATTCTCGCCCTCGCCGACCTGATGGTTCAGGCCGGCTCCGAGGAAACTACCGTGATCGATCAGCACTATGACGAGGCTGTCCGCCTGTTCCGCCGACTCGATCTCGATCATTGGGTCGCCGAGGCCAGCTACCAGGCCGGCGTATGGGCTTGCCGGCAAGGCAAGCTGCATCACGGGTTCAAGCAGTTGAGCCGGGCGGAGAAGCTGTTTTCAGAGTTGTCCGATACGGCCAGGGTGAGGCGGGTGACCCAGTTCCTCGCCACGATCGCCGATCAAGCGGTGGCGCTGTCTGTCTCCGACGACAACGAGTTCAAGCTATTTGGCAAACTGATCAACCAGGGTGATTTGGGTGATCTCGATACGACCCAGATGGACACGGTAATCGAGGTGCTTCGCCGGCGCACCGGCGCTGACCGGGTGGTTTTGGTGTCGCCGGACCTGGATATCTCGACCACGATGAGCACCGTAGTGTTCTCCGATCGCCAATTACCGCACTTCGTGGACAGTTTCCGTCGCCTGCTCGGTGAGGAGATATCTACCACCAAGCCCACGCTGTTGCTTGACTGCCGTCGTGATCCCTACGTGGCCGACCTGTTTCCGGACAGGGCCGAGGTCATCGCCAGTGTATTAGTGGTGCCGTTCCGCATGGGCGATGGCACGGTAAGCTACGTCTATCTCGACCGGCTCTCGAAAGACGGTCGCCTGAATCCGTTCAATCAGGAAGCGCTCAATTTTGCGGTCGGATTCTCCGATGTGGTAGCGTTCAAATCGGCCGAGCTGCAGCGGCGAAAGCTGCTTGAGGACAACCGTCGTCTCAAAGCGCAACTGATGGAATCAGCCGCATTTCCGAACATCATCACGCGCAATCATGAGCTGCTGCAGATTCTCGATCAGGTCCGCCAGGTGATCGATTCCGACATCTCCATCAATATCCAGGGACCGACCGGCAGCGGCAAAGATCTGCTGGCTCGCGCAATTCACTACAATTCGAAGAGGCGGGACAAGCGCTACATCTCAGTCAACTGCGCCGCGCTGCCGGAGACGCTTTTGGAGTCCGAGTTATTCGGATATCGCCGCGGCGCGTTCACTGGAGCGGACAGAGACAAGCCGGGTTTGTTCGAGGAGGCCGACGGCGGCACGTTTTTCCTCGACGAGATCGCCGACATGCCGCTCAGTGTGCAGGCCAAGATACTGCGGGTGCTCGAAGAGAAGGAACTGGTCCGCCTTGGCGAGAGTACTCCGCGCAAAGTCGACGTGCGTATTGTCTCGGCGACTAACAAGGACCTCAAGGCCGAGATGAGCGAGCGGCGTTTCCGCCAGGACTTGTACTATCGTCTGGCCGCGCTGACTTTCAAGCTACCGGCCCTGGCCGACCGACGTGAGGATATTCCCCTGCTGGTGGAGCATTTTCTCGCCGGATCGGGCAAGAGGATTTCATCAGACACGATGAAACACCTGGTGGCGTATGCCTGGCCGGGAAATGTCCGTGAGCTCGACAATGAAATCAAGAAACTGATTCTCCTTGCCGGGACAAACGATACAATCGGGCCGGAACTGCTCTCCACCAAGATTCTCTCCGACAGCAGGCTGCCGGCGGGTGTGGATCAGGTGATGCCGTATGCACGCCCTGTGGAGTTCGGCAGCGGGTATTCCTTATATGACTATCTCGCCAGCCATGAGCGGCAGTTCATAGTCAGGGCGCTGAGGGAACGCCACGGGGTTAAGAAACATGCGGCGGCGATGCTGAATATCCCTGAATCCACCCTTCGGTTGAAAATCAAAGAATACAATATCGATCTGGATCGGCTTGACGCGGTCCATTGA
- a CDS encoding hemolysin family protein codes for MMMSLFYLAAIIWCYVSAYVVSVYAAAIYIDPEELSRRFPGLSQRRRQALVRLVSDPRAFLQVATIYRYFALIAIVVCTILLTDEIVGRHSGYVAWFNLLMVWVLFVLVAEFLPRRASRRAVRRGIVGWLWLIGLLRWLLHPVVTAYRRGLRGGGVERHVTEDEKEEIVERAIETLAEQAGIGETIVEADEKEMIGQIFRLDQTTVEEIMSPRIDLVGIEKSTRFADIQDLVRRDGHSRYPVYEGTIDKIIGILYVKDLFNNLPRPGEEFVITDYLRRPYFVPETKVIGDLLREFRSRKLHVAVVVDDYGGVSGLVTLEDILEEIVGEIQDEHDTEDEDIRRQSDGSLVVDANLRLEKLQELLETEYPQDENATVGGLIYDLVGSVPTINQEVAWHSLRLRVLGLDGQRILSVRVKPFQPTP; via the coding sequence ATGATGATGTCGCTCTTCTACCTGGCCGCAATCATCTGGTGCTACGTATCTGCCTACGTGGTTTCGGTGTACGCAGCGGCTATCTATATCGATCCCGAAGAGCTCTCGCGCCGGTTTCCGGGTCTCTCCCAGCGGCGCAGGCAAGCGCTGGTGCGTCTGGTGAGTGATCCGCGCGCTTTCCTTCAGGTGGCCACCATCTATCGCTACTTCGCTCTAATCGCGATTGTGGTGTGCACTATTCTGCTGACTGACGAGATAGTGGGCCGCCACTCCGGCTATGTCGCCTGGTTCAACCTGCTTATGGTCTGGGTGCTCTTCGTTCTGGTGGCTGAGTTCCTGCCGCGACGGGCCTCGAGGCGCGCGGTGAGACGCGGCATAGTCGGATGGCTTTGGCTTATCGGCTTGCTCCGGTGGCTGCTCCATCCGGTGGTGACGGCCTACCGAAGGGGCCTTCGTGGCGGCGGCGTCGAACGACATGTGACCGAAGATGAGAAAGAAGAGATTGTCGAGCGTGCCATAGAAACGCTCGCTGAACAAGCCGGAATCGGTGAGACAATAGTGGAGGCCGATGAGAAGGAGATGATCGGCCAGATATTCCGGCTTGACCAAACCACCGTTGAAGAGATTATGTCGCCGCGCATTGATCTTGTAGGCATCGAAAAGTCCACCCGCTTTGCGGACATCCAGGATTTGGTGCGTCGTGACGGCCACTCCCGCTATCCGGTATATGAAGGCACAATCGATAAGATTATCGGCATATTGTATGTCAAAGACCTCTTTAACAATCTGCCCCGGCCGGGGGAGGAGTTTGTAATAACCGATTACCTGCGGCGTCCCTACTTCGTGCCGGAAACCAAGGTCATCGGCGACCTGCTTCGCGAATTCCGCTCCCGCAAGCTTCACGTGGCAGTGGTCGTTGACGACTATGGCGGCGTTTCCGGTCTGGTTACGCTCGAGGATATCCTCGAGGAAATCGTCGGAGAAATCCAGGACGAACACGACACCGAAGACGAAGATATCAGGCGTCAATCCGATGGCAGCCTGGTTGTGGATGCCAATCTGCGGCTCGAAAAACTTCAGGAACTCCTCGAAACTGAGTACCCGCAAGACGAAAACGCCACCGTCGGTGGGCTTATTTACGACCTGGTGGGGTCGGTGCCGACTATCAACCAGGAAGTGGCCTGGCACAGCCTGAGACTTCGCGTGCTCGGACTTGACGGGCAGCGGATTCTTTCGGTGCGTGTGAAGCCCTTCCAGCCCACCCCATAG
- a CDS encoding HDIG domain-containing metalloprotein, with protein sequence MFRFLLRFKRRIRRLLKVQSESRQTQVVTGRARLVRLLILIVTAVVIGVFYPGEVIYDPLDMPRHGEIAREDIVAPFPITVFKSEQEILEEQEQIRRYTPYVLDCDTAVVTEALSRLNRFAGVVGSFRRLDQAAQVRRQGDFIDSLATLFPGLSQGAIAKALTGDINIPQVQERLANIYREQIYRIGVLDRLEELPRYGNPSVLIRCGEVESLQDRGRIRDISLANARLTTVLNQMAVSEPVDVDFYYNVGKTFILPSLRPNPVEYSRRVDEALAQVSTVKKEINAGDAIVSARQKVTVEQEEVLSEMVRIMRREAAGRGWWIALLPMLARFVLVFAAFLALYLFLKFFRPDMARSNPKLLALFLVFCLQMLLVYLLDLTGPESIYVYPVAVLPVMVTILFDAQIGALSTFILALLLGVMHRFSFSLTLLTSVVGFVGCLTSQHVQKRSHFYRIMLSVVLSYVLLILVVEKLKLTPNDEILIEMLYGLVTSALSILIVTGVLPVFESLFGITTDTTLLELSDLNHPLLKRLSTEAPGTYHHSISVGNLCEAAAEAIGANALLARVGAYYHDIGKIEVPEYFVENQFSVRSKHEGLTPSMSAIVLSSHVKKGRLLGEEADIPDDVLNFIEEHHGTIVMEYFYNKAKEHEGDSVDINKFRYPGPRPQTRETGIAMLADAVEAASRTLDDPKPARIDALIQRIINARFQSGELEECPLTLRDLAGIKKAFAQVLIAAFHHRVKYPAEPKV encoded by the coding sequence ATGTTCAGATTTCTGCTCAGGTTCAAAAGGCGGATACGCCGGCTGCTCAAGGTTCAGAGCGAGTCGCGCCAGACCCAGGTGGTCACCGGACGCGCCCGACTGGTGCGCCTGCTGATCCTAATCGTCACCGCGGTTGTGATTGGCGTCTTCTACCCGGGTGAGGTTATCTACGATCCCCTGGACATGCCCCGGCACGGCGAAATCGCGCGTGAAGATATCGTCGCGCCCTTCCCGATCACTGTTTTCAAAAGCGAGCAGGAGATTCTCGAGGAGCAGGAGCAAATCAGGCGGTACACGCCGTATGTGCTCGACTGCGATACCGCTGTCGTAACCGAGGCACTAAGCCGCCTCAACCGTTTTGCGGGTGTGGTCGGCTCATTCCGCCGCCTCGATCAGGCCGCACAGGTGCGCCGTCAGGGTGACTTTATCGATTCCCTGGCGACCCTGTTTCCCGGCTTGAGCCAGGGCGCGATTGCCAAGGCCCTGACCGGCGACATCAATATCCCTCAGGTTCAAGAGAGGCTTGCGAACATTTATCGTGAGCAGATCTACCGGATTGGTGTCCTGGACAGACTCGAAGAACTTCCCCGGTACGGCAACCCCTCGGTGCTGATCCGCTGCGGTGAGGTGGAGAGCCTGCAGGACCGCGGCCGCATCCGCGACATCAGCCTGGCAAACGCTCGCCTGACCACGGTGTTGAATCAGATGGCGGTGTCTGAGCCTGTCGACGTCGATTTCTACTACAATGTCGGCAAGACGTTTATCCTGCCCAGCCTCAGGCCGAACCCGGTGGAGTACAGCCGTCGGGTAGACGAGGCGCTCGCACAGGTCTCCACAGTCAAGAAGGAGATTAACGCGGGCGATGCGATCGTTTCCGCTCGCCAAAAAGTGACGGTTGAGCAGGAAGAGGTGCTATCGGAGATGGTGCGCATCATGCGCCGCGAGGCCGCCGGCCGGGGGTGGTGGATTGCACTGCTCCCGATGCTCGCCCGGTTCGTGCTCGTTTTTGCGGCGTTTCTCGCCCTTTACCTCTTTCTCAAGTTCTTTCGGCCGGACATGGCGCGCTCCAATCCCAAGCTGCTGGCTTTGTTCCTGGTCTTCTGCCTTCAGATGCTTCTCGTTTACTTGCTGGATCTCACAGGCCCCGAATCGATTTACGTCTACCCGGTAGCCGTGCTGCCGGTTATGGTTACGATTCTGTTCGATGCCCAAATAGGAGCTCTCTCGACATTCATACTGGCGCTCCTGCTGGGAGTGATGCACCGCTTCAGTTTCTCTCTCACACTGCTCACCTCTGTCGTTGGCTTTGTCGGCTGCCTGACCTCACAGCACGTGCAGAAGAGATCGCACTTCTATCGCATCATGCTTTCGGTAGTGCTTTCGTATGTGCTGCTGATTCTGGTGGTGGAGAAGCTGAAGCTGACGCCTAACGACGAAATCCTGATCGAGATGCTTTATGGCCTGGTAACCAGCGCCCTGTCAATACTTATTGTAACCGGCGTGCTGCCCGTTTTCGAATCTCTATTTGGCATCACCACCGACACCACTTTGCTGGAGCTCTCAGACCTGAATCACCCTCTGCTGAAGCGCTTATCCACTGAGGCGCCGGGTACCTACCATCATTCGATCTCGGTGGGCAACCTGTGTGAGGCGGCCGCCGAGGCTATCGGCGCCAATGCGCTGCTGGCCCGGGTGGGGGCGTACTATCACGATATCGGGAAGATCGAAGTGCCTGAGTACTTTGTTGAAAACCAGTTCAGCGTCCGCTCCAAGCACGAGGGATTGACGCCGTCGATGTCGGCGATTGTCCTCTCATCGCACGTCAAGAAAGGACGGTTGCTCGGCGAGGAGGCGGATATTCCCGATGATGTCCTGAATTTTATCGAAGAGCACCATGGCACGATTGTAATGGAGTACTTTTACAATAAAGCGAAGGAGCACGAAGGCGACTCGGTCGACATAAACAAGTTCCGCTATCCCGGCCCGCGACCGCAGACCCGGGAAACCGGTATCGCCATGCTGGCGGACGCGGTCGAGGCGGCCAGCCGCACGCTCGACGATCCCAAGCCGGCGCGTATAGACGCTCTGATTCAGAGAATAATCAATGCTCGCTTCCAATCGGGCGAGCTTGAGGAGTGCCCGCTGACCTTGCGGGACCTGGCCGGTATCAAGAAGGCATTCGCCCAGGTGCTTATTGCCGCTTTCCATCATCGTGTAAAGTACCCGGCTGAGCCGAAAGTGTGA
- a CDS encoding TonB-dependent receptor — protein MAGIGKRLLACVLLAAVGLLLLPIHSFAATTGQIKGRVTHKDTGEPVIGASVLVVGTTQGAMTDLEGYFQILRVDPGNYTLRISHLEFVTVEVSDVIVKIDETFEANQKMTPKITDLDETITVVGTQDILDKFVVDSRVTISAETIKQRPVQSVDHLLSQVAGVQTTAEGEVFVRGGRAGEVAYIVDGVPIGDPLGSGRGQVGANLSLVSGSIQEIQIIKDGFDPEYGNALSGIVNIRSFTGDKTNTRANLYYLTDDFGNQDLNKYSRNNDYMRFTLSGPDPLISNRLLPAIGLNFLKDQEFTYFLYADVDKHDGIYQMQDFNTPTTTREWPSFGILGFDVPERLANRYHLESNFRFRPRQNLKFVLSYKKWYTKVTLFNRDNWAYRYSNLTAPVVGIDESSISLETTHTVSRNMNYEVILSVYDYDYNEKPGDPNNPGKTRDPDKSYLESEWETFTDRNGNGVYDAPEPLINLYGDTANYGNEFNGPAYTFGEYNYHTNQQGGVPIISNFRFNDNGMIDSLEGEPYVDLNGNGVWDQGDYLNDRNGNGILDADRIPTVQTPRQEPFVDGDSVVGEPFVNLNANGVYDAGIDVFFIGIGPSNQDLNHNGIYDGPGSTWTPGVPFLDRDGDGLYDPPNNVYDPGEPFTDVNGNGKYDRGGASTFLEPGTHDESALWNERTVRRYRGEVKLVRQMNRHEVKAGFFFQRENLYFGEIERPYLSYNGRADTLNAYPTRGLFRDFYKYEPVSGAIYIRDKIEYGSMVASLGLRWDFFLQDTEDLARVLKGDDRGGLILGDRHRFAPRIGFSYPISDKAKVYFNYGHFFQLPSYYAMYRRNTTSADQNDVLGNPNLNYQKTIQYSFGIKYAMNENYTVDVEGYFKDEFDKINSGNVFEGELTRQQYLNKDYGRSRGFEITLERRGSGYVNGQVSYAYAFAFGKDSKSAEQFERDLESREPLTEAPLDNDYRHTFKAGIGIVMPQTVKPRMFGVPIPNGWSLSIESIIQSGAPFTPSNRYPGLAGSTTDPERNSLRFPMTAVFDIRFTKEYSLVGLDWQFILWVENLFNRRNVVSMADDPSSTGRPDTRQNQNGVILGGTDYDNNPYNWDYGRQIRFGLEVSI, from the coding sequence ATGGCTGGGATTGGCAAAAGGCTGCTTGCATGTGTGTTGTTGGCGGCGGTAGGCCTGCTCCTACTGCCCATACATTCTTTTGCTGCGACCACCGGGCAGATTAAGGGGCGTGTGACCCACAAAGACACCGGTGAGCCGGTAATCGGCGCATCCGTGCTGGTTGTGGGTACCACTCAGGGCGCTATGACCGACCTGGAAGGGTATTTCCAGATCCTCCGGGTCGATCCCGGCAACTATACTCTGCGTATTTCCCACCTGGAATTTGTTACGGTCGAAGTGTCTGATGTGATCGTAAAGATAGACGAGACTTTCGAGGCCAACCAGAAAATGACCCCAAAGATTACCGATCTGGACGAGACCATCACCGTGGTGGGCACACAGGACATCCTGGACAAATTCGTAGTCGACAGCCGCGTTACCATCAGCGCCGAGACGATCAAACAGAGGCCGGTGCAGTCGGTCGATCACCTCCTGTCGCAGGTAGCGGGAGTTCAGACGACCGCCGAAGGCGAAGTGTTTGTGCGCGGCGGCCGTGCGGGCGAGGTGGCGTACATCGTGGACGGCGTGCCGATCGGCGATCCGCTCGGAAGCGGACGCGGCCAGGTGGGTGCGAATCTGTCGCTCGTGTCAGGGTCAATTCAGGAAATCCAGATCATCAAGGACGGTTTCGATCCGGAGTATGGCAACGCCCTCTCCGGCATTGTCAACATCCGTTCATTCACCGGCGACAAGACCAACACCCGTGCAAACCTGTATTACTTGACTGACGATTTCGGCAATCAGGATCTAAATAAATACTCGCGCAATAACGATTATATGCGCTTTACCCTGTCGGGGCCGGATCCGCTGATCAGCAACCGGTTGCTCCCGGCGATCGGGCTGAACTTTCTGAAGGATCAGGAGTTCACGTACTTCCTCTATGCCGATGTGGACAAGCACGACGGCATCTATCAGATGCAGGATTTCAACACCCCGACCACCACGCGCGAATGGCCGTCGTTCGGCATTCTCGGTTTCGATGTCCCGGAGCGCCTGGCTAACCGATATCACCTGGAATCCAATTTCCGGTTTCGCCCGCGCCAGAACCTGAAGTTTGTACTCTCCTACAAGAAGTGGTACACCAAAGTAACGTTGTTCAATCGTGATAACTGGGCGTATCGCTATTCCAACCTGACGGCGCCGGTTGTCGGGATCGACGAGTCCAGCATTTCCCTGGAGACCACTCATACGGTTTCCCGCAACATGAACTATGAGGTTATCCTCTCGGTCTACGATTACGACTACAATGAGAAACCGGGGGATCCGAACAATCCTGGGAAGACCCGCGATCCGGACAAATCCTACCTCGAATCCGAATGGGAGACCTTTACTGACAGAAACGGTAACGGAGTCTACGACGCCCCCGAGCCGCTGATAAACCTTTACGGCGACACCGCCAACTATGGTAATGAATTCAACGGACCGGCGTACACTTTCGGAGAATATAATTACCACACCAACCAGCAGGGCGGTGTGCCCATAATCAGCAACTTCCGTTTCAATGACAACGGGATGATCGATTCGCTCGAAGGGGAGCCGTATGTCGATTTGAACGGCAATGGCGTTTGGGATCAGGGTGATTATCTGAACGACCGCAACGGCAACGGCATCCTGGATGCCGATCGTATCCCCACGGTCCAGACACCCCGTCAGGAGCCGTTTGTCGACGGTGACTCGGTGGTGGGGGAGCCGTTTGTTAATCTGAACGCAAACGGCGTCTATGATGCCGGCATCGACGTGTTCTTCATCGGGATTGGACCATCCAACCAGGACCTAAACCACAACGGTATCTACGACGGGCCGGGTTCGACGTGGACGCCGGGTGTGCCGTTTCTCGATCGTGACGGCGACGGCCTGTACGACCCACCAAATAACGTCTATGATCCAGGGGAGCCATTTACCGACGTGAACGGCAACGGCAAATATGACCGTGGCGGCGCCAGTACCTTCCTTGAACCGGGGACGCACGACGAGAGCGCGTTGTGGAACGAACGCACTGTTAGGCGGTACCGGGGTGAGGTCAAGCTGGTGCGGCAGATGAACCGTCACGAGGTCAAGGCCGGGTTCTTCTTCCAAAGAGAAAACCTGTATTTCGGCGAGATTGAAAGACCGTACCTATCTTATAACGGCCGAGCTGATACCCTCAACGCTTATCCTACCCGAGGTCTCTTCCGCGATTTCTACAAGTACGAGCCGGTCTCGGGCGCGATCTATATCCGTGATAAGATCGAGTATGGTTCGATGGTGGCATCGCTCGGTCTGCGCTGGGACTTCTTCCTCCAGGACACCGAGGACCTCGCTCGTGTGCTTAAGGGGGACGACCGCGGCGGTCTGATTCTCGGCGATCGCCATCGCTTTGCTCCGCGTATCGGCTTCTCGTACCCGATTTCGGACAAGGCCAAGGTGTATTTCAACTACGGCCACTTCTTCCAGTTGCCGTCGTACTACGCCATGTATCGTCGTAATACCACGAGCGCCGACCAGAACGACGTTCTCGGCAACCCGAATCTAAACTATCAGAAGACCATTCAGTATTCGTTCGGTATCAAGTATGCCATGAACGAGAACTACACGGTTGATGTCGAAGGGTACTTTAAAGACGAATTCGACAAGATCAATTCCGGAAACGTCTTTGAGGGCGAATTGACTCGCCAGCAGTACCTGAACAAGGACTACGGTCGCAGCCGCGGGTTTGAGATTACTCTTGAGCGCCGTGGCAGCGGGTATGTCAACGGGCAGGTCAGCTACGCGTATGCGTTCGCGTTCGGTAAAGACTCCAAGTCGGCGGAGCAGTTTGAGCGTGATCTGGAGTCGCGCGAGCCTCTGACTGAGGCGCCTCTGGACAACGATTACCGCCACACATTCAAAGCCGGCATCGGTATTGTAATGCCGCAGACGGTCAAACCGCGCATGTTTGGTGTTCCGATTCCGAATGGCTGGAGCCTTTCGATCGAGAGCATCATCCAGAGCGGGGCTCCGTTCACGCCGTCAAACAGGTATCCCGGTCTGGCCGGGTCTACCACCGATCCCGAGCGCAACTCGCTTCGGTTCCCCATGACCGCGGTGTTCGATATCCGGTTCACTAAAGAGTACAGCCTGGTCGGTCTTGACTGGCAGTTCATCCTGTGGGTCGAGAATCTGTTCAACCGTCGCAACGTAGTTTCGATGGCTGACGATCCAAGCTCCACCGGTCGCCCCGACACGCGGCAGAATCAGAACGGAGTCATCCTGGGTGGTACCGACTATGACAACAACCCGTACAACTGGGACTACGGCCGTCAGATTCGCTTCGGGCTTGAGGTGAGCATCTAA